The DNA region AAACCAGTCTACAATGACATAGTCAAGATGGCATTCTGATCAGGTCCTACAATGATCATGCAAAACTGAGCTGAGAAAGCACTACATTCCACAAAAAAGCTGCTTGCCCGCTATATAATATAAATGAGAAGCGCATTGTAGAAAACATTAAACAGTTTCATAAgtacaatatttacatttgCTCATTATTTCATCGTGACTTAGATATGTTTTTTAATATCCTCCTTGACCTAGAATCCAAAAGCTGTTGGCTAAAGCGATGGCCATGCACCAGCACTCTGAGGACATCAATGACCCCTTGCGTTTgtctgctgtgctggagagaTACGAGATGCTCCGGCTGCAGGAATGGGAGAAAGTCAGGTGCTCCATGCCCCACCGCTGGACCTATGAAGAAGGCAGTGAGGCCATCAGGGTTTGTTCAAGTCCATTTTCTCCATCTGATCCTTATCACATCAATTATGGTGCAGCCATATAGCAGCCTTTGagtatttgtatttctgtacCAGACAGGGTTGGGGCCTAAGTTTGGGTCTCTGAttttccagcccagcagggcctATGGAATGCTGTAGAGATCAAAGTGACAGTGACCTTCTTCCTCCTGTCTTTCAGAAGGGCACACTCAAATACTAGTCCCATCTCTCACAGGTGTTAAGCACAAGTGGGAAAACAATCCACTTTCCTTATGTTAGTGCTTGAACTGATAGCTGGGAGACCTCATTTTGATGTCTGACTCACTGCTGTGATGCTGGAGAGATCTAAAGGAAAACACCAAAGTGGTATTACCTTAAAGGACAAGACTGAGAGGAGGCCATCATTAGCATTGACTGTGATGATAAGGCCCCACAGATGCTGAAGAATGGGCTCCAACATGCAAGCAGCTCGATGAAAcagtttgttgttgttattgaaGACATGTTTCAATCAATTAGCAGCCCTACAATTTAATGCAGATGTTTTCTCAGCTTTGCACACTACACCTGTGGTTTCAATGTGATTGATGCTGCAATCAGTTGTTGTTTCTGCACTGCAGAAGGTGTTTGATGCCTGTGAAAAAGATATACAACAGAGAAGAGAGGACATACTTAAAGTTCTTAACATTCCAGCTTCGAATAAGGTAAAAATACTTTTGACCAAGGTATTTTATGTTTCTGTAAAAGGCCTGTAAAAGCACCTTTTATGGCCTGTAAAAGGGCCATTGGCACCCGCCATTTCATTTAGAACTTTGTATCTGCTAAGGACACTGCTCAAAATATGTCAGCAGTGATACTGAGGATAACTTCTGAGCTGAGAGGTCTGGGGCCAAGCTCTAGCAATCCTAGGTATGAGAGCAGCACTGGATAAAAAACAGGTCTTTCTCTCTAAGAGTTTAGCTATTCCATGGAGAAGCAGGGAGCTGGACTTGAGGATCCTTGTGGGAGccttccaaaattaaattattctgtgtCCCATGACACACAGCCATACACTGCATATCTGAATTGGCCAGCTGAATTAAACACATATATgggtgcagaaagcattttccagccctgtgctgcttttaTGAGACCTTCCTCCAAAGCCTGAAATGAGTGACTTCTCCATTACTGATTGATCCAGtatgagaaacaaaaatttcCAGTGTTTGCCTTACCACATGCTaacagcctgctttgtgctatGATTGTTCTGTAGGTGATGATGCAAGATGTAATGAAGCTGCTCAGGCAACACTATCACCAAAACTCGATGGTTTATGACCAGATTATTCAAGTGAGTAAAGATacagcccaggagctgggcaatgGTTCAATTGTCTGTGCAGCTTGTTATTTAAAACATGAGAGGTCTCCCTTCTGCATGAGGTTGTTTTCCACTTGAGGCCAGGTCCTTCCAGTGCATATACTCCCAAAACATTCTCAAGTACATGTAACTAAGAGAAGtacagcaggacaggcagggtCATGCCCCTACCAACAAAGGCACAGCCCTACTGGACCCAAGCAAGGAGCAAGGAGCAAAGGGCCAGTGGTGGTGATCAGGGTGAGCCACAAACCAGTGACCACTGGGCAAGCTCAGTCAGGTCAAGACCAAGCTGTGAAGTTGGTCTCTGGGTCAGGACCAGCCAGACTGGGCAGAGGCATCCCAAACCACAGCTCAGTCAAGCACCCAGCCACCACTCAGCTCCTGGGTCAATTGCTGGCCAGTCTGTGGGTGAAGATGAGGCTTCTCATAACTCCTTCTCACACCACCCTTTCTGCCAGCTTGGCTGTTATTGCATCAGTTGAATACAAGGTCATATGGTCGTGCTAAATCTGAGCTGACCTTGAACACAAGCAGCCAAACCCCTGGGAAGGCCGAGGAAAGTGTGCAGAGGTTGTGGATGtgcacagagccctgacacCTGCTATCCACATGGACAAGTCTCTAGTGGGCTTTTTTTGGTGGAAGATGTGACATATATATCACAGATATATGAAACTTCCAAAGAGGAGCTTCTTCCTTTTGCAGCTTGCTGGGGTTTTCCAAGAGCTTGGTCTTACCAAACTCCTTGCAGATCTCTCTATGAGGAAATAGAGACAGGGGCTGGACACTGGCACAATCCAGAAGTCAGGACTTGGTAAATAAAAGAACTTTTAAAGTGACCCGGGGTCTCCTGCATGTCCCACTcaaacagcaccagcagctttgACCAGTGAAGTTCTTGAGTGCTTAGTTCctgtggagcagctgcacagaatGAGGGCAGGGAGGCAATGTAACAATACATCAGCATAATATTACAAAGCTTTGAAAATTGTTCTTATTTGATTTTCAGGAAGCTGCCATTCACATAAGAACTGAAAATCAAACACagttcctgctgcagtgctgccataTTTATTGTTTGCTGCTTCTTCAGGATCCACCAGTTAAAGCTGAGTGGAGGATAAGGAGCAAACATCTAGAGCATGTGGACAAGAAAGATGCAGTGCACTGGGAAAATGAATCACTTCTGTGGCCCATAATGAAACGTGGGGAAGAAATTATTGTGAAAGGTGTAGTCTGGGACCAAAGGAAAATGACTTGAGAGTCAGGCTAATTACTTACTTAGCCATAAGAAGATGAAAGAGCTGCCATGTAGTAcgctgcttttctttcctccatgAATTGCCTACTTTTCAGAGCTAGTAAGTTAGACATCCCCCACTTGGGACACCTAGGATAAATCATCATTAACAAACCTGTATTAAAAATTGAAGCTATGCCAATTGTCTCCTCACAAAGGCCACCTGTCTGTTAGCATTCCCCTGCTTCCTCACATCTTTACAATTTACCTCTCCCAAAGTCCTTCAGCTACACATGTGCCACAGCTCTGGATGGAAGAAATCCAGAAGTTGTATTCCATGGCATAATGGAAATGCAATGAGGCAAATGCAGGTTTATGTGATTTGGTGTGACACAGTATTCTGTGAGCAACTTGAGAATTACCAAATAAAAAAGACTTTAGATTctgctgtgtgcctgctgtTAGAGTGCATGGAATAGAAGCCTGAGTCCctcagagagagaaaggaatatAGGAATTGAATTGGAACCTTTAGAGAAACTAAAATATATTAAACCACACAGACATGAAGTAGGAGTGtaagttttaattttaagtaAGGAGAAATATATCTTAAGTGCCTTAAGAAACTGTATTAGCTAGTAAAAAACCATAAAGCCTAGTTTAAAGTTCAGTAGTGTTACTTTTCACAAAACTAACTTAGCACCAGACATAACAAAACCATAGCAGAACATTGCTTACATTATTAAATAGAACAGATAAAACTGTTTGTGTGAACAGATAGAACTGTATGTGTAGATTCTGTGTAAAAACTAGCACTACTTTCACACAATAGAATTAAGCTTGGATAGGTGTAGAAAGAATGTTTTAGAATCGTGTTTTTAGCCGATTAGATTATTTATGAATAAATTTCCCCTATATTGGGATAAAAAAGGTGCTAATTGCTTCTACTAACTACTACTTCTTCTACTGCTTCTACTCAAAACATCAAGACTCCATACCAGAAAGCTTTTAGCACAAACTTTAATATTATAAACTCTTCACCTTCAGAACTGATGTATTCATACAATAAACAACTTTACAACAACAAACTCCTATTTCTTTGAAGACCCAATACCCACTCAAGACTGAACACCTGCCAAGTCCTTTTCTccagtttttctttctaatcCATCAGTTTCCTTGGCTGCACAAACTCCCTGGGATTTTCTCAATGGGCCCccagaaagaaaggcaaatttttgTGCAGCTCTCTCCAAGCAAATggctctgcttctctcaggaaTTTAGTATTTCCCAAGCATATTGCAGGTCACTGACAACATGAGCTGGGATACAGGTGCGTTTCCAATTTTTACAGGTGTATTTCCAATATTTCCTTTATTGGAAATATCTGTTATGGAATAGAACAGGTGAAGTAAAATTACATATGTACCATATTTCCTacaattttcacaaaaagaaagAACTACCATTGTTGgtttttcatgctttttaaaatgttgcagACTCAGATGAGCAGTGcaataatatttcatttttccaggCCATAGAAGGTGAATGAGAGGTAAGTTGTACAGCCAAGTAGAAGTTTCAGCATGACCCTGAGCCAAATGCCATGTGATTATACAGGTATAACACTACACATATGGCAAGCTGCCATGCTCTCTTTGTTACCTGCTTAGAAAATTTTTAGCCTATTTTTTTGGTAGGTCCCTGAAACTGCCTGGATCCTATGCTGTGCATCAGTTTTATCTCTGAAGCTCATCACTTCTGCATCTCCTCTGGTGTGTCCTCtcctttgatttttctctccttaaCATCATTTTTGGTAGACTAAAATACTCATCTTGCAAGGCCTTATATTTCAAAGACTGATTTAAAAGTCTTCAGAAGGCTAAAAGGCCTAGGGTTCAATAGTCCTGAAAAAGAGAACAAACTGCTAAAATCAGAGGATTTTTAACCTCTCACTACAAACCAGGTGCTTCTGCCACTGTTGAcacatttcacagagaaaagcaaggcacaattcttcccaaggatattctgggattcacattccctgaacctcagagaaagggaagacaattcttatctcacttgctgtgcctgtgtttgtgccacagtagaatgcaatatggagattgttcacccagaatgatggggttttgtttccttggcctatcagggccaagcgtgtgtgtgtgtcagtcaTGAGATACTgtgcagttgagtgcttggcagattcagtttagatggaatgtaatatagtatagaataatacaGTGTAACAAAGTAATTATTTAGCTTTCTGATATccatggagtcctcctcatcattccttccttcattgcGGGTGCCCTGCTTTTCCAGTAATATTTTACAGGAAATTGGTGCAAGATGGTCTCCTCTGGTCTGACTTCCATGCTGTGGGGATCCCAGCAGATTCAGGAGACACACATAGGGAATCTGCCTCTGGCAGGCCTGAAAGTTTTCCAGCACACTGGGACAAGGAGCCCTTTGTAGAGACCCCTACACTCAGGGAGatctctttgctgctgcttaCCCCACATTTacccctctcccagccacaaGGAGGGAAGCAGGGGCCCAGGCCCTTCCTGGAACAAATATTCGACTTCTCTTACACACCTCAGAGAAGAAACCATGAAGAAAACTGAGCTACAGCTTCTGTCTTACAGGAAGAGCAAAACAgtcagaaaaaggaagagagaggacAATCTTGATGTTCAAACCCTTCCTTTCTCGCAACACCATGACTCATGCCCCCCAGTCAGCCTCCCACAGAGACTGAACGTGGGAAGGTGGAAGcctgcagaggggagggagCTTCACCTTCACCCGTAGGAATGTCTGAGCAGGCCTGGAATTCTTCACCTGGACAAAAGAGGACTTCAGGGATCACAGGTGGAAGAGAGGGTGGGTGCCAGCTACACATACACTCTTCAGCTTCAGTTGCAAGAACTAGGCTGATGGaagcaaaacaaacaggaggatGCAGAAGAAGCAGAGAGTGGAGGCACTGCCCGAAGGAATCGTGGCTGCACAAAGAGCACTAAGGTTGGTGGGGTGTCTGGAAGCCACCTCCACAGGGGTCCTTGCAGGCTGGAAACAGGATACTGGCTAGGTGGCCCTCTAGTGTGGAACCACTGGAGCTGCTCTTAAAGTCAAATGAATTTGCTTAAACAAACATCGCCTGTTGGTTTTGCAACAGCAAAGCAAATATCACACATTTCCAACCCCATTGCCTTAGTTTGATCAAGTACCTCAACAGCTGCAgaaaggcagcacaaaaaggGCTGTATTTGTAGCACTGCAGTCGTGTGCCACCCTGGAGCTGGATCAAGCACCAGTGCACAACCAAGTAGGGACCTGGCATCACCGCTGGTATGGCTTCAGACTCACAAAGGCCTCCTGACAGGAAATCAGGGCTGTGGGGGCCTGAGCCTGTGTGGCTGCGAGCAGCTGCTATGTCTCCTCTGTGATcgtccccagccctccctggcagctcccgCACTGTTGAAGTCCAGGAGCTTCCCCCTGGATCTCATGGAATGTGTTTGGGCCGCCAGTTCCACAGCAACACGATGGGTGCTGCAGCACGCACGGCAAAGCCCCAGGGCTACTGCAGCTCAGGATTCCGtgctggggaaagggcagaACAGGAACAGCGGGCAGAAGAAGGGGTCGCAAGCGAacctcctgccagagctgcgGGCGGGAGCAAAGCTGCGTTTTGGAGCCGCTGCGGCCGTGATGTGCTGCATAAGGGCGCCTTGAGGGAGGCGCGGCAGCACCAGGGCCCGCAGTGAGACCCGGAGCCGCCGTCGTGCAGGTCATGACAGGGCAGGAGCCTCGGAGCTCACCGCTGCCCGAGCTGCACAAGGCACCATTTCCGTTCCACTGCTAGCTTGATTTTAAACGGTGTAATTGCTccctcagaaaaacagaaaaggaattgCTTCCTGCAGAGACATGGAGTATTTATTAGGCTGGGTTGGTGGTTTATTGTATTAAGCCTCCTGGAGACCCTTAAGGCACCTCAGTGAACAGAGCGACAAGAGTTCAGGCACTTCTGCTCTTTAGGCCGGTTGGCATTTCCCTTCGCGGCGCGCCCTCGTGAGGCGCTGGCGCTGTGCCGCCTCCCGGAGCAGCGCGGAGCCACCCGGGAGCGCCCCGGGAAAGGCAGTTCTGTCCTTGGCACAAGCGCCACGGAGGTCGGGCAGATCACGGCACCCGGGCATCCCGCGAAGTAAGCGGGGCACCCAGGGGCGACCTGTACCCGCGCAAAAATTCCTCTCACATTGGTAGTGAGGACCCGGGCGTCACCCCGGGTCGTTATTTTCCTTACTCATAAGTTTAAGGCATGACCTCAACCTCCCCGCGCCGCTGGGACACGGCTCCGCACTAACTCCACAGGTCAGGGCGAGCGCCTCCTGAAGCGGCATCTGGCTGGCATACCGTGGCCTCAACACTGCGTTCGGTTCTTGTCCCCTTTCGCGCCGCGGAACCGCTGCTACGGGCCGAACCGAGCCGCGACGTGCCGCGCCGTATGCAAATGAGAGACTCGGCGGCCGCGGGGAGTTGTGGGGCGCCCCGGTGCAGTGGGCGGAGCCCGGGCGGGGCCCACCGTACTTCTGGGGGCGGGGCGAGGAGCGGAAGTCGTGAGGTGTCACCTCCGGGACTCGCTCGCTGCGTCTCATCGTTGGGGCCGCGACAAGATGGCGGACCTGTCTCTGGACGAGCTCATACGGAAACGCGGTGTGACGGTGAAGGGGAGGTGAGCGGTTGGGACAGCGACGCAGCGCCTCGGGTCGGCGGCCCCCGGCCGCTCTTCGAGGGTCTTTTCGGGTGCCTCCGCTCCGGGGGCTGCGGGCCGCAGCTGTctcggcgcggcccggccctgcTCCCGCCCTCGCGTTCCCATTGGCTGAGCCGCGGGCCTGCGGGACCGCGCTGCCGTGCGATTGGCGGCGGCGGCCGTCACTCAGGGCCGGGGCGGGGGTCGGGCCCCCATCTCGGCCCCTGTGCCTGGCGCTGCCCCGGTGGGGCAGGAGCGCTCAGCGGCCCATCCCCTCTCGGTCCTTTTGGGACTCCTGGCGCCGTCCCTTGTCTCGCTGAACCTTCCGACCCCTCCTGCTTGTCCCCGCCGATTAACCCAGCGCTGCTCCCTGTAGCGGGGTGGGCGCCCCGAGCCCCGCCGGTAGCGGGCCGCAGGTGTTACCCAGGCGGTGCCCGGTGCCCCCGCGCTGCCGGGCGCGGCTCGGGGCATTGTGGGAGAGCCgtggcagggctgctggtgctCGGGGAGCCGTAACCGACCGGGGCCGCCGGGCGCCCGCGCGGGGGAGGCTGCCGGGCATGGGGCGCAGCGCTGCCCGGCTCTCGGAAGGTGCCGTCCCTCCAGCGTAGTCAGTGGGGCTCCGAGCGATTGCCTGCAGTGGCTGAGAGGACGTGGAGCATGTTGCAGATCGGAGCTGCAAGGTCAGGGTATTTCTTTGCATGGCAGATGTCTCCAGTCTAGGCTGGGCCATTTGCTTCCACAGTTGGCAGTTCTTACCTGGGTTCTCCTTCGGTAGCTTTTCGTTTTCCCTTTTGCCGTAGTCTCTTAATGCTTCTGAAGAACTTGTCCCCCGTCACTGTTAGCTCAGTGTACTCttgttttgttggattttttcccttcggtttttttttttaattcattagtCTTCGTTTTTGACTCTGAATGTGTATACACTTACATGTCTAGAGTAATATTCTGAAAGTTATCTGCTAACATATACTACCAAAACATTCAAACATATTTAAATCCTAGTCTAGACAAAGCCTTGGCTTTGCACTTTCATTCATGTTATCCTGCATATTTGGAAGAGTCTTAGTCTGCTTACTATGCCCCAAGTACCTCCTTTATCCCTTTTCAAATCCCTCCTTAACTCTCATTTCTTCCAGGAATTcttcctactttttttttttttttttgctgagcaATAATCCCTCTGCAGCACTGTAAGAATTGTGCCCCACACTCTTCTTGTATGTTGTGTTTAGCTCACTTTTTTAAATTCCTCAAGTAGCAAACTTGGCTTTGTGAAGTCTGGATAAACTGAATAAAGTTAAGTCATTATATCCATGCTATTCAGTAGTCTagatgaaataaaagaaaaaaattcactaaTAAAATATGCTGGTCCATAACATATTCAAGCCAGAGCTTGGACTCCTGGAAAGTGAGTTCGATGTTTGAgatctgcttttatttcaggTGCTGTGGCACAAATAGCTAAGCAGTTAATGCTCTTGTAGAGTAAGAAATTATTTGAGAGAGAGAGTTGCTTATTAGGGTAAAGAAATGGTGTAATCTTCAGTTTCTTAACTTATTTTGTTGAGTTTTGTTATCAATTAACTAATTCTAGTTTAAATGTTGTCACAtacatttctggttttactttgGCCTCATGAACCACTCATCCAGCCCTTTGCAGCGCTCCAGCTGAGTGCTTCCAACATGGCTAAATAAACGTTTCTTAAAATTGCAAGGAAAGTCTTGCTCTGGCTCTGTTGCTTTATGGTATTGTTAGGTTCCTGTGTTCCGAGTTTATTTTCATAGATGGTCTTAATAATCCTCCTGTTTCTTCTAGCTAGTTTGCTTTGCCTGTAGAAGAGAGCAGCCATAGGACTCTTCGGTAATAAAATGGGACTCCAGTCCCAGCTTTCCAGACATTTAGACACAAGAATGAAagaggcagaagcagaggtTAAGTCTTTAATCTGTCAgctggttggggttttttgtaaaGATCTCTCCATTGAAAGCACACGGCTGTAAATAATGTGAAGATTGTGGAGTTAGATCAGGAAATACTGATATAAGGGTGCGTGAAGAATTGAAATAGCATCATAATTTGGTTTTGTGATACTAACCTTTTGATTATTACAACAAATTCCAGGTATCTGCTTTTAGACTTTGTAATACTGGACAACACATTTCTGAAAGCGAACTTTGTAGCCCTAtattttgacttttaaaaagtcaacagcaagaatattttttctctctcttttttttaatatgaagaaacccagtgaaaaagaaaaaactttaaaaatagtcATCAGAGGAACTCCCATTAAGAAattagtaaatttttttttgttctttgggCAGGTTTTGAAAAAGTGTATCAGACCTGTAACAAGAAGGTAGTTCTAGCTTTCACCCTGTATTGTGCTGCTTTTTAGGAATACTTGTCTACAAGTACAAATGCTGTCGTTTTTGTGGGCTGTTGTCTTTCTGTGCTCAGTATTGTAATAATGATATGCTTAAAAAGTACAGGCCATCAAGTGCAGTAGTTCTTTTATTAGATTAAAGAAGAGGCAGTCATGTTAAAAAGTAATTGACTAACGACTATTCTTGCTGGAAGCTAATCAACCTTGAAACTGGT from Ammospiza nelsoni isolate bAmmNel1 chromosome 5, bAmmNel1.pri, whole genome shotgun sequence includes:
- the LOC132073998 gene encoding uncharacterized protein LOC132073998 isoform X2; amino-acid sequence: MKKLKNNIIALPEKVIQILHEENEEIEMLKDKNKMLEGRIQKLLAKAMAMHQHSEDINDPLRLSAVLERYEMLRLQEWEKVRCSMPHRWTYEEGSEAIRKVFDACEKDIQQRREDILKVLNIPASNKVMMQDVMKLLRQHYHQNSMVYDQIIQEAAIHIRTENQTQFLLQCCHIYCLLLLQDPPVKAEWRIRSKHLEHVDKKDAVHWENESLLWPIMKRGEEIIVKGVVWDQRKMT
- the LOC132073998 gene encoding uncharacterized protein LOC132073998 isoform X1, with translation MWPKGNCFGYRTAEVPDTPDISGSSKEDVWCTPSDSGSSREVWCTPNISGSRGTESWHPHKVSGNRGREVLERQCEDTDPRKTTAEGSRHISDTSQQLSAYGDQASTMKEMFEMIKEMDKNIKALPEKVIQILHEENEEIEMLKDKNKMLEGRIQKLLAKAMAMHQHSEDINDPLRLSAVLERYEMLRLQEWEKVRCSMPHRWTYEEGSEAIRKVFDACEKDIQQRREDILKVLNIPASNKVMMQDVMKLLRQHYHQNSMVYDQIIQEAAIHIRTENQTQFLLQCCHIYCLLLLQDPPVKAEWRIRSKHLEHVDKKDAVHWENESLLWPIMKRGEEIIVKGVVWDQRKMT